A single Chanos chanos chromosome 8, fChaCha1.1, whole genome shotgun sequence DNA region contains:
- the LOC115819356 gene encoding trace amine-associated receptor 13c-like, translating into MNLSAFKGADSSQFCYPAANDSCVKGTYSKGAQIILYILLVVSIVVTILGNLAVIVSIAHFRQLHTPTNMLVMSLALADMLLGVFVMPLSIVRSVEGCWYYGDAFCLLYSGFDVLFSSVSIFHLICIAIDRYQAVCNPLHYPTRITIPVAWLMIALSWGVAAIYSFGLLYFKENTAELDEFIETIYCLGSCNLLFNALWGALAFLLPCSVMAGLYAKIFLIAKKHAKKIVEAGLSHRNCNKENRNQISQSSERKAAKTLGIVVGAFIFCWMPFFINSLVNPYTNVATQTIFFEVYLWLGYFNSTINPIIYALFYPWFRKSIYLIVSLKIFQTHSCDINVFTP; encoded by the coding sequence ATGAATTTGTCAGCCTTCAAAGGAGCTGATTCAAGCCAGTTTTGCTATCCAGCAGCGAATGACTCTTGTGTGAAGGGGACCTACAGTAAAGGAGCTCAGATCATCTTGTATATTCTATTGGTTGTAAGCATAGTGGTCACCATACTTGGTAACTTGGCAGTCATTGTGTCCATAGCACATTTCAGACAGTTGCACACACCAACCAACATGCTTGTGATGTCTCTGGCACTTGCGGATATGCTGCTGGGAGTGTTTGTCATGCCGTTGAGCATTGTAAGGTCTGTTGAAGGATGCTGGTACTATGGTGatgctttctgtttgttgtaCTCCGGTTTTGACGTATTATTTTCATCTGTGTCCATATTCCACCTGATTTGTATAGCTATAGATCGATACCAAGCTGTGTGTAATCCGTTACATTACCCAACCAGGATAACTATACCCGTGGCATGGCTCATGATTGCTTTGAGTTGGGGTGTTGCTGCAATCTATTCCTTTGGACTTttgtattttaaagaaaatactGCGGAACTAGACGAGTTTATTGAAACAATATATTGCTTAGGGAGCTGTAATTTGTTGTTTAATGCATTGTGGGGAGCACTAGCTTTTCTCCTACCATGCTCTGTCATGGCTGGATTatatgcaaaaatatttttaattgcGAAAAAACACGCTAAGAAGATTGTTGAAGCGGGCCTCAGCCACAGAAATTGCAACaaggaaaacagaaatcaaattTCTCAGAGTTCTGAGCGCAAGGCTGCAAAAACATTAGGCATTGTTGTGGGTGCATTTATCTTCTGCTGGATGCCTTTCTTTATTAACTCTCTGGTTAATCCTTACACAAATGTTGCAACCCAAACCATTTTCTTTGAAGTGTATTTGTGGCTGGGCTACTTTAATTCTACAATAAACCCTATCATATATGCACTTTTTTATCCATGGTTCAGAAAATCGATTTATCTAATTGTTTCATTAAAGATATTTCAGACACATTCCTGTGATATAAATGTCTTTACCCCTTAA